Within Novosphingobium resinovorum, the genomic segment TGGAGCGCGCCGTGGTCGAAGGGATTGATGCCTTTCTCGGCCGCTTCCGGGTTCTGGTAGACCAGCAGCTCCATACCGCTGTCGCGCGCCATCTTGTCGCGCAGGTCGTACATCGCCTTGAATTTCCACGTGGTGTCGACATGGAGCAGCGGGAACGGCGGCGGCGAGGGATAGAACGCCTTGCGCGCAAGGTGCAGCATCACCGCGCTGTCCTTGCCGACGGAATAGAGCATCACCGGCTTCTCGGCCTCGGCGACGACTTCGCGGATGATATGGATGGCTTCGGCCTCGAGTCTGTCGAGGTGCGTCAGGGTCTTCATCAGGATCTCTGGTCCTTTGGCCTTCGCAGGGTCGCCCTCTTGTTGGGCTCGAATCGCTCTTTGCAAGGATGACAAATCGCAGAACCTCCCATATGGGAGGGAGATATGGCTCTGACATCCAACGATGAGACAGATTTGCTGCTGCCGCTGATAGCGGGGATTGGCGACAAGGCGCAGTTTGCCGAGTTTCTCGAGCGCCTGCGTCGCCGGAGCGATGCCGAGTACGTCAGCATCGTGATGAAGCAGGGCGACGGCCCGCATGCCCAGATCACCGACTTCCACGCCGGACGCGACTTGCGCAGCGAGGCGCGCGAACTCGATCCGTTCGAGATGCATGCGCTGGAGCGCCTGCACTACGACCAACTGCGCCCGGGCCGCGTCTACAGCGTCGGCGAGTTCGTGGACCACGATCCCGTCTTCCGGGCCGACCGCCTGGCCAAGATGGCGCGCCTCGGTATCGCCGACGAGCGGGTGGTGCGCCTGCCGCGTGTCGCGGAGACCGATGCATGGCTTATCCTCGCCCGCGCTAAACCTTGCGAGGCGGCGGACAGCGCCCTGCTCTCCTCGCTCGCGCCTTACGTGGAGGCCGCGCTGCGCAGCTATGTCGCGCTGGAGCACCACCGCATCCGCGCCAGCGTCAGTGCGCAGGGCATGGCGCGCAGCGCTACGGCATGGATGGTGTTCGACCGCGAGGCGCGGCTATTGGCCATCGACCCGCGCCTCGATGCATGGATGCGCGGGAATCTCGGCTACACGCCGCGCGTGGGGGAGCGCCTGCGCGATCTCGGCGTCCATGCGGAGCGTGAACTGGGCGGGGCAGCCGTGCTGTTCGCCTCGTCGACGCCGCCCCCGCCGCGTGCAGTGATGCTGCATGAGGACCCTCGGCTGGAAGCGCTGCTGACGGCCACCAGCGACATGCCGCGCCCCTCGATGCTGGCGCTGTGCCGCCTGCCCAATGCAAGAACGCCGGCGAGCGTGGAGCGCCTCACCCGCCTGTTCGACCTGCCCCCGCGCGAGGCGCAGCTGGCGATCGCGCTGAACGAGGGGCAATCTATCGCCGAGGCGGCCGAAAACATGGGCCTGACGCTGGAAACGGCGCGCAATTATTCCAAGCGCCTCTACGCCAAGCTGGGCGTGCGCGGGCAAGCGGAACTGGTGCGGCTGGTCAGCGACAGCGTGGCGGTGATGGGGTGAAGTGCGGAAGAGCCCACCCCCAGCCCCTCCCGCAAGCGGGAGGGGGAATCTAGCCGGAGACGCCCCTCCCGCAAGCGGGGGGAGCGAGACTTGGCGATTTATCGCCTAGTCGCGGCGGGGTGGGCCTTCGAGCCTCACCCCCAAAGCGCCTCCGCCGCCGCCAGCCCCTGCTCGCCGCGCCCGCCCAGTTCGGCGGTCAGCAGCTTGAGGCGATAGGTCCACAAGTGCAGCGGATGTTCCAGCGTCATGCCCATGCCGCCAAGGAACTGGTGGTAGTCGTAGCACACCCGCTTCGCCGCCTCCTGCGCATGCAGAAGGGCCAGCGCGGCGTCGCCGGGATCGCCGGTCCCGGCCGCACGCAGGGCGAGCCAGTAGACCGAGTTGGTCATGACCTGGTCTTCGGCCAGACGATGCCGCATGCCCTGAAAGGTGGCCAGCGGGCGGCCGAACTGCTTGCGCTCTGACGCGTAAGTCACCGTAGACGCCAGCGCCGCGCCCAGCAGGCCCGCGGCTTCGGCCGCGCTTCCCACGCGCCACGAACGCAGCACTTCGGCAGGATCGACCTCATACGCAGTCATCGCATCCGGCAGACCGGTCAGGAACGCCACGGGATAGGCATAAAGCGCATCCTCCTGCGCCGCCGCGATCACACTCTCGTCCGCCTTGAAGCTGCGCACGCCCGAAGGCCCGACGATCACGACGCTCGCCCCCGGCCGCAGGAAACGCACCGGACCAGCCGTGCGCCCCTCCTCGACCAGACACAGCGGACGCGGCAGGTCCGGATCGATCAGCGGGCGTACGAAGGACGAGGCCGCCGCCTCTAGTGCAAAGGGCAGCCGCGCCAGCTTCTCCACCACCAGCGCGGCGGTGACGGGGCCGAGTTCCTCGACCATCAGCACGTCGAGAAACCCGTTCTCGACCAGCGCCGCGTCAAGTTCCGCGCTTTCGAGCGTGAGGCCGGCATCGTGCAGCGGAACGCCCGCGTAAGGCCGCGCGAGGCTGTCGATGAAGTCGAGGACCTGCCGCTGGTCCTCGTTGAGGGACAAGTGCATCAGCGCGGCTCCCGAGGCAGTTCCAGCACGTCGCTGGCGATGATGTTGAGCTGGATTTCCGCCGACCCCGCCGCGACGCCCGCGACGATCCCGCGCTGGTGGTGCATCTTGAGATACGGCGAGGCCCCCGCGAGCGCTTCGGGCAGGAACTCGACGACGAATTCGCACACCGCCCGCTCGGCCATGACGGTGGCGTAGCGCGCGGAACTGGACTCCGCACCGATCGCGAGGCCCTCGACGCGCTTCTGGACGACGGCGTAGTTCGCCGTGCCCGCCGCCTCGCACAGTGCGGCACAACGCGCCGCCTCGATCCGCACATGTTCGCGCGCAAAGCGCCCCTGCTCCTTGAGCATCGCCACCGCCCGATCGAGCGCCGCGCGCGCCAGCGTGAAGCGCGGGATGCCGAGCCGCTCGTTGCGCAGCGAATAGGCGACGATCTCCCATGCCTGCCCTTCCTCGCCGAAGCGGGCGGTTTCGGGCACGGTGACGTCGTCGAAGAAGACCTCATGGATGTCGCCCTCGCCGATCAGCGAGGGAATCTGGCGCACGGTGATGCCGGGCGTGTCCATCGGCACCAGAATGATGGTGATGCCCTTCTTGCGGTCGTCGCTGGTGCGCGTCAGCAGGAAACAGGTGTCGGCGAGGCCCGCATAGCTGGTCCAGATCTTCTGGCCGCTGATGACGTAGTTGCCTTCGGTCAGCGTGGCTCGCGTCCGCAGCGAGGCTAGGTCCGACCCGGCGTCAGGTTCCGAAAAACCCTGACACCACAGCGATTCCCCGCGCGTGATCGGCTCGAGGTAGCGGGCCTTCTGCTCGGGCGTGCCGTACTTCTCCAGCGTCGGGCCGATCCAGTTGACGTTCATGTACTGGCCGCCGCGCGGCTCGCCGGCGATCCACATCTCTTCGGAGAGGATCTGCTGTTCCCACGGGCCGAGGCCCTCGCCGCCCATCTCGACCGGCCAGTGCGGGAAGAGGATGCCCGCTTCCGCCAGCTTGACACAGAAGTCGCGCGCGAAGGCGGTCAGCGCCGGGGACGCAGGGCCGTGTTCCGAGAACTTCTCCCAGTCCGCAGGCAGGTTGGCGTGTAGGAAGTCGCGGATCTTGTGCCGGAAGGCGTCCTGCCCGGCGGTCCATTCGAATTGCATCGGGGCGGCGCCCTCCTCTCAGCCTTTCGTTAGGCACAGGCAGCCTCGCCCCACAACCGCCGGGGCGTCGGAATCGCTGGCGCGATTGCGCATCGACCACTTGTGCTGGAAATCACCTGCGGAGTACCGCAAGGACGCAGCGAAGAGATACGAAAGGACACGGGTGAGCGAGAAGGCATTCGTCGCGGTGGCGAAACTCGATGAAGTTCCGCAGGGCGGCAAGAAAGTGGTCGAGGTGGGCGGGATCAGCGTGCTCCTCGTCGGCGCGCGGGATCAGGTCTACGCGGTGCGCAACTTGTGCAGCCACGCCTACGAAACGCTTGAATGCGGCCGCGTGCGCGCGGGGTGGATTTCCTGCCCGGTTCACGGCGCGCGTTTCGATCTGGAAACCGGCAAGCCGATAAACCCGCCCGCCTCGATGCCGATCGATACTTATGAAGTGCGGATCGAGGGCGACGTGATCGAGGTGGCGGTCTAACCTCCCGATATCGCCCGCGCGTACCGCCCCTTATGGACGCGCCGCCGTGCCCCGTGCTTGGACGGTCTCCATGACCGATACGCCCGATCTCGAAGCGCTGCGCCGCGAAGTGCGCGCCTTCCTAGCCGCCGAGGCGCCGACCGGCTGGCGCGACGCGAGCCGCACGCAGGACGACTTCGTCCGCACCCAGCGCGACTGGTTTACGCGGCTGGTTTCGGCAGGCTACGCCATCCCGCACTGGCCTGCCACGTTCCCCGGCGGCGGCCGCAGCCTGGCCGAGCAGAAAGTGATCTACGAGGAACTGGCGAAGGCAGACTGTCCGCGCCTGCTGCTCTCCTTCGTCTCGACGTACCATGCCTTCGCAACGTTGCACGAATGTGCGACCCGGGAGCAGCAGGACCGCTACCTCCCGCGCATCCTCGAGGGCGAGACATGGTGCCAGGGCTTCTCCGAGCCCGGCGCCGGATCAGACCTCGCCGCCATCAAGACCAGGGCGGAGCGCAAGGGCGACGTCTACGTCGTCAACGGCCAGAAGGTCTGGTCGACGATGGCGCAGTTCGCGCAACGGTGCCTGCTGCTGGTGCGCACCTCCTCGGACGGCCCCAAGCAGGCGGGCATCACGTACCTGCTGATGGACATGAAGGCACCCGGCGTCTCTGTCCGCCCGATCCACCAGATCCAGGGCGACGAGGAATTCGCCGAGATCTTCCTCGACAATGTGGAAATCCCCGTCTCCGAGCGCGTCGGCGATGAGGGCAAGGGCTGGGCCGTGGCGCAGGCGACGCTCGCTTCCGAGCGCGGGCTGACGCTGATGGAGTTGTCCTACCGCATGCGCGGCGCCCTGTCGCGCGTGGCCTCGCTGATCCGCGAGCACGGACACGAGGACGATCGCGGAGTGCTGCGGGATTTCGGCGAACTGGTGACGCAAGTGGACGCCGTGTGCGCCGTCGCCGACCAGTTCCTGGACAACCGGATCAAGGGCATCGAGCGCATTGGCGACGCCTCCATCATCAAGAACAGCTACAGCCGCGCGCTCAGGGCCTATGCGAAGCTGGGCCTGCGCCTTGGCGGCATCGCGGAGCAATACGTAGCGCCGATCACCTTCGGCGACCTCAATACCGGCAACTGGATGGCGGACTTCATGAACTCCTACGCCTGGACCATCGCCGGGGGCAGCGAGGAAGTGCAGCGTAATATCATCGCCGAGCGCATGCTCGACATGCCGCGCGAGCCGAAAGCCTGGGTGGCCTGACATGATCGAACTGAACGAACTGACCGACGCCGCGCAGAAGGCGTTCCCCGCCGACGCACTCTCCCCCGGCCGCAATGAAAGCTGGCGGCTGGTGGCGGAGATGGGCTGGCTGATGGTGCGCCTGCCCGAGGAAGACGGCGGCCTCGGCCTTGATCGAGAGGCTTCCGCCGCGATCCATTTCGAGATGGGCCGCGTGCTGGCGACGACGCCGCTGATCCCGGCGCAATTGGGCCTGCAGGCCGTGCTGGCGAGCGAGATTGCGGCGCGGGTCGAGTGGCTGGAACGGCTGGCGGGGGGCGAATACGCCCCCCTGCACCTGCTCCCCGCGAAGCTGGAGGCGGCACCGAATGGTACGCTTTCGGGCGTAGTCGGCGGTGTGTTCGATGCGGACATGGCGGTGGCGGTCGTTGCGAAGCTGCCGGGCGGCTATGCCCTCGTGCCGACCGATGCGCCGGGTGTTTCTATCGTGGAGCGCGCGATCTGGGACCCCAGCCGGCGCCTGTTCGACATCGTTCTTGATGGATACGCGCCCGATCCGGCACTCATGCTCACCGATGCGGACGGCGCTGCAGCGCTGCACGACGCGCTGGCGCCCGAAGCGCACCTTGCCGTCGCCGCCGACTGCCTCGGTGCCGCGAATGCCGCATTGGAACTCACCATCGAATACATGAAGATGCGCCGCCAGTTCGACCGGCCCATCGCCATGTTCCAGGCTCTCAAGCACCGCGCCGCCGATATGAAGGCGCGCATTGCCGTGGCCGAGGCGCTCCTGTGGAACCGGGTGCGCGACGATGCCGCAACCCTCGTCCAGTGCGCCGCGGCGAAGACGCTGGCGGCCGAGGCCTTCGCATTCGTCACCGAAGAGGCGATCCAGCTTCACGGCGGCATCGGCCTGACCGAGGAACACCCGATCCACCGCTTCATGAAACGCGCGATGCTGAACCTGCAGCTTTGCGGATCGCCAGACCTGTGGAACGAGCGGACGGGGCGAGAGGCGCTGGGCTGACAGATCGGCCGGAGCAATTCGTCGTCCTGGACTTGATCCGGGACCGGTGGCTGTCTTTAGGCGCAGTTCATGCGGCAAGGTGTCTAAGCGACGGGTAGGCTGTTCACGGGCAGCGGTCCCGGATCAAGTCCGGGACGACGGTAAGCAACGCCCTGCCCCGCCGCTCGTTGTGCCGGGCATGGCCAAGACTTCCGGACACATCCGCGACAACATAGTCCTCTACGGCGCGCTGGCGGCGAACATGGGCATCGCCGTCGCCAAGTTCGTGGCGGCAGGTATCGGCGGCTCTTCCGCCATGGCGACCGAGGGTGTCCATTCGCTGGTTGACAGCGGTAACCAGATCCTGCTGCTCTACGGCCAGAACCAGGGCAAGCGCGCAGCCGACGCAGCCCATCCCTTCGGCTACGGGCGCGAGCTGTACTTCTGGGCCTTCGTCGTCGCGATCCTGATCTTCGCGGGCGGCGCGGGTATTTCGATCTACGAGGGCATCGCCCATATCCGCGAGCCCCGCGCGGTCGAGGACCCGACCCTCAGCTACATCGTGCTGGGCGTCGCCTTCCTCATGGAGGGCGCATCCTGGGCCATCGCGGTGAAGGAGTTCAACGCGGGCCGCGCCGGGCAGAGCTGGTGGCAGGCAATCCGCCGCTCCAAGGACCCGCCGGGCTTCATCGTCCTGTTCGAGGACAGCGCAGCGCTGATCGGCCTCGTCATCGCAGCGCTCGGCATCTGGGCTAGCGGCCACTTCGCAGAGCCGAGGCTCGACGGCGCGGCATCGGTTCTGATCGGCCTGGTGCTGGCGGCCGTCGCAGTGCTGCTGGCGCGCGAGTCCAAGGGCCTGCTGATCGGAGAGGCCGCCGACCCGGCACTGATTGCCGGGCTGCGCGGGGTGATGGAAGGCAACCCGCACATCACCTCGGTCAACCATGTGCGCACCGTCCACACAGGACCGGACGCGGTGTTCGTGGCGATCAGCGCGGACTTTGCCGACAACCTGCCGATGGGCGAGGCGGAAACGCTGATCGAAAACTTGGAGACGCGGATGAAAGCGCTCTCGCCGAAGATCACCTCGATCTACATCCGGCCCGAGAAGCGCGAGCAGGCGGTGCTGGGTTGAGTAAGGCCCACCCCTGCCCCCTCCCGCACGCGGGAGGGGAATGAAAGGCCACCGCTTCGCCCTCCCGCGTGCGGGAGGGCCGGTAGGCTTGAGAGCGCAGCGAACTAGCCGGACGGGGTGGGTATCAGATCGCCATCAGCCGCTTGACCTCCGCGACGATCTCGGGCGGCTGCACGAGATAGGCATCCTCCAGCTTCTTCGCGAAGGGCACCGCGCAATACGGCGCGCCGAGGCGACCGACCGGCGCCTTGAGCTTGCCGAACAGCACTTCCTGCGCGGTCGCGGCGATCTCCGCGCCAGGACCGAAGTTGCGGCCCGCTTCGTGGACCACCAACAGGCGTCCGGTCTTTTCGGCCGAGGCCAGCACCGTTTCCTTGTCCCACGGCGAGATCGTGCGCAGGTCGACCACTTCGACCGAGACGCCCGCCGCCGCCAGTTCCTCGACCGCCTGCATCACCGTGAACATCATCTGCCCGTAGGAGACGATGGTGAGGTCGCTGCCCGGTACGACCACGTTGGCCTTGCCCAGCGGGATCGGGCCCTGGTTGACCGGCGTGTCCATCGGCACGAACAGGGTCTTGACGCTTTCGATGATGATGACCGGATCGGGGTCCTGGATCGCCGAGAGATAGAGGCCCTTCATGTCGCCCGGGGTCCAGGGGATCACCACCTTGATGCCCGCGGTATGCGCGAACCACGCCTCGTAGAAGTCGGCGTGCTGCCCGGCGGTCTGGTTGCCGCCGCCGGTCATGGTGCGGATCACCAGCGGCACCTGGCTCTGGCCGCCGGACATGAAGCGCAGCTTGGCCGCGTGGTTCACGATCATGTCCATGGCGACGGTCGTGAAGTTCATCAGCATGATCTCGGCCACCGGCTTGTAGCCGGCCATGGCCACGCCGATCGCCGCGCCCATGATCGCCTGTTCAGAGATCGGGGTGGAGCGCACGCGGCTGGTGCCGAACTTCGTCGACAGCCCGCGCGTCACGCCGCAGACACCGCCGCCCTCGTTGTCAGCGATATCCTCGCCCAGAACGAGAACCTTGGGATCGGCTTCCATCGCCTCGCTCAGCGCGGCGTTGATGGCCTGCAGGCCGTTCATCTTCACCGTCTCGACGACGGGGGCTTCGAGAGTTTCAGTGCTCATGCCGGAATCTCCTCGGCAAAGACGTCGCGGCGCAGTTCGTCGTCGGACGGGAATTCACAGGCCACTGCGTAGTCGATGGCGTCGTTGACCTCGGCCTCGATCTTCGCGGTGAGTTCGTCGAGCTGCTCGGCACTGGCGACACCGTCGTCGATCAGCTTTTGGCGGAAGCGCGGCAGCGGATCGGCCTCGATCGCGGCGGCCTTTTCTTCCTTGGTCATGTAGGCGTCGTTGTCGCCGAAGACGTGGCCCATGAAGCGGAAGGTCTTGCACTCCAGCAAGGTCGGCCCCTCACCGGCGCGGGCGCGCTCGATGGCGGCGTGGGCATGGGCATAGACGTCGAGCGGATCGTTGCCGTCCACCGTGTAGCCCGGCATACCGTAACCGGCCGCGCGCTTGGCGATGAAGTCCACCGAGGTGCCGTTCTCGTAGCGGGTGTGCTCGGCAAAGCCATTGTTCTGGCACACGAAGATCACCGGCAGCTTCCACACCGAGGCGAGGTTCAGCGCCTCGTGGAAGGCGCCGATGTTGCTGGCGCCATCACCGAAGTAGGCGACGGTGACCTGCTTCGTGCCGTCGAGCAGCGCCGCCCAACCGAAGCCGTTGGCGATCGGCATCGAGGAGCCGACGATGCCCGTCGTCACCATGACGCCGGTCTCCGGGTGAGTGAGGTGCATCGGGCCGCCCTTGCCCTTGCAGGTGCCGTCGACGCGGCCGCAGATTTCTGCCCACAGGGGCCGCAGCGGCATGTCCTTGGCGACCATGTCGTGGAT encodes:
- a CDS encoding helix-turn-helix transcriptional regulator translates to MALTSNDETDLLLPLIAGIGDKAQFAEFLERLRRRSDAEYVSIVMKQGDGPHAQITDFHAGRDLRSEARELDPFEMHALERLHYDQLRPGRVYSVGEFVDHDPVFRADRLAKMARLGIADERVVRLPRVAETDAWLILARAKPCEAADSALLSSLAPYVEAALRSYVALEHHRIRASVSAQGMARSATAWMVFDREARLLAIDPRLDAWMRGNLGYTPRVGERLRDLGVHAERELGGAAVLFASSTPPPPRAVMLHEDPRLEALLTATSDMPRPSMLALCRLPNARTPASVERLTRLFDLPPREAQLAIALNEGQSIAEAAENMGLTLETARNYSKRLYAKLGVRGQAELVRLVSDSVAVMG
- a CDS encoding acyl-CoA dehydrogenase family protein, whose translation is MHLSLNEDQRQVLDFIDSLARPYAGVPLHDAGLTLESAELDAALVENGFLDVLMVEELGPVTAALVVEKLARLPFALEAAASSFVRPLIDPDLPRPLCLVEEGRTAGPVRFLRPGASVVIVGPSGVRSFKADESVIAAAQEDALYAYPVAFLTGLPDAMTAYEVDPAEVLRSWRVGSAAEAAGLLGAALASTVTYASERKQFGRPLATFQGMRHRLAEDQVMTNSVYWLALRAAGTGDPGDAALALLHAQEAAKRVCYDYHQFLGGMGMTLEHPLHLWTYRLKLLTAELGGRGEQGLAAAEALWG
- a CDS encoding acyl-CoA dehydrogenase family protein — protein: MQFEWTAGQDAFRHKIRDFLHANLPADWEKFSEHGPASPALTAFARDFCVKLAEAGILFPHWPVEMGGEGLGPWEQQILSEEMWIAGEPRGGQYMNVNWIGPTLEKYGTPEQKARYLEPITRGESLWCQGFSEPDAGSDLASLRTRATLTEGNYVISGQKIWTSYAGLADTCFLLTRTSDDRKKGITIILVPMDTPGITVRQIPSLIGEGDIHEVFFDDVTVPETARFGEEGQAWEIVAYSLRNERLGIPRFTLARAALDRAVAMLKEQGRFAREHVRIEAARCAALCEAAGTANYAVVQKRVEGLAIGAESSSARYATVMAERAVCEFVVEFLPEALAGASPYLKMHHQRGIVAGVAAGSAEIQLNIIASDVLELPREPR
- a CDS encoding Rieske (2Fe-2S) protein; translation: MSEKAFVAVAKLDEVPQGGKKVVEVGGISVLLVGARDQVYAVRNLCSHAYETLECGRVRAGWISCPVHGARFDLETGKPINPPASMPIDTYEVRIEGDVIEVAV
- a CDS encoding acyl-CoA dehydrogenase family protein, which produces MTDTPDLEALRREVRAFLAAEAPTGWRDASRTQDDFVRTQRDWFTRLVSAGYAIPHWPATFPGGGRSLAEQKVIYEELAKADCPRLLLSFVSTYHAFATLHECATREQQDRYLPRILEGETWCQGFSEPGAGSDLAAIKTRAERKGDVYVVNGQKVWSTMAQFAQRCLLLVRTSSDGPKQAGITYLLMDMKAPGVSVRPIHQIQGDEEFAEIFLDNVEIPVSERVGDEGKGWAVAQATLASERGLTLMELSYRMRGALSRVASLIREHGHEDDRGVLRDFGELVTQVDAVCAVADQFLDNRIKGIERIGDASIIKNSYSRALRAYAKLGLRLGGIAEQYVAPITFGDLNTGNWMADFMNSYAWTIAGGSEEVQRNIIAERMLDMPREPKAWVA
- a CDS encoding acyl-CoA dehydrogenase family protein, which translates into the protein MIELNELTDAAQKAFPADALSPGRNESWRLVAEMGWLMVRLPEEDGGLGLDREASAAIHFEMGRVLATTPLIPAQLGLQAVLASEIAARVEWLERLAGGEYAPLHLLPAKLEAAPNGTLSGVVGGVFDADMAVAVVAKLPGGYALVPTDAPGVSIVERAIWDPSRRLFDIVLDGYAPDPALMLTDADGAAALHDALAPEAHLAVAADCLGAANAALELTIEYMKMRRQFDRPIAMFQALKHRAADMKARIAVAEALLWNRVRDDAATLVQCAAAKTLAAEAFAFVTEEAIQLHGGIGLTEEHPIHRFMKRAMLNLQLCGSPDLWNERTGREALG
- a CDS encoding cation diffusion facilitator family transporter, encoding MAKTSGHIRDNIVLYGALAANMGIAVAKFVAAGIGGSSAMATEGVHSLVDSGNQILLLYGQNQGKRAADAAHPFGYGRELYFWAFVVAILIFAGGAGISIYEGIAHIREPRAVEDPTLSYIVLGVAFLMEGASWAIAVKEFNAGRAGQSWWQAIRRSKDPPGFIVLFEDSAALIGLVIAALGIWASGHFAEPRLDGAASVLIGLVLAAVAVLLARESKGLLIGEAADPALIAGLRGVMEGNPHITSVNHVRTVHTGPDAVFVAISADFADNLPMGEAETLIENLETRMKALSPKITSIYIRPEKREQAVLG
- a CDS encoding alpha-ketoacid dehydrogenase subunit beta — protein: MSTETLEAPVVETVKMNGLQAINAALSEAMEADPKVLVLGEDIADNEGGGVCGVTRGLSTKFGTSRVRSTPISEQAIMGAAIGVAMAGYKPVAEIMLMNFTTVAMDMIVNHAAKLRFMSGGQSQVPLVIRTMTGGGNQTAGQHADFYEAWFAHTAGIKVVIPWTPGDMKGLYLSAIQDPDPVIIIESVKTLFVPMDTPVNQGPIPLGKANVVVPGSDLTIVSYGQMMFTVMQAVEELAAAGVSVEVVDLRTISPWDKETVLASAEKTGRLLVVHEAGRNFGPGAEIAATAQEVLFGKLKAPVGRLGAPYCAVPFAKKLEDAYLVQPPEIVAEVKRLMAI
- a CDS encoding thiamine pyrophosphate-dependent dehydrogenase E1 component subunit alpha — protein: MSETPTNRAIPDAATQVDIYRRMIRIERNDDLTRQQIRRGRITAPYYSARGQECIPSAISVLLNNDDKICTIYRGIHDMVAKDMPLRPLWAEICGRVDGTCKGKGGPMHLTHPETGVMVTTGIVGSSMPIANGFGWAALLDGTKQVTVAYFGDGASNIGAFHEALNLASVWKLPVIFVCQNNGFAEHTRYENGTSVDFIAKRAAGYGMPGYTVDGNDPLDVYAHAHAAIERARAGEGPTLLECKTFRFMGHVFGDNDAYMTKEEKAAAIEADPLPRFRQKLIDDGVASAEQLDELTAKIEAEVNDAIDYAVACEFPSDDELRRDVFAEEIPA